A genomic stretch from Asterias rubens chromosome 7, eAstRub1.3, whole genome shotgun sequence includes:
- the LOC117293129 gene encoding uncharacterized protein LOC117293129, with protein MPFNLRGLVPGCTAKKNENGEAGQKPGRSASTCGGDPYGDGSEVRVRLSSEASGQHNSRRCSRHSTLDHDDGYGCAGTIVVTLLILSPPLVLVGVILLTTGAIISSAHLFGSGMAVIVAGVVLGALSAFAFVRLRSKTTVSYASSAGRTASLRGNSLGGEHRQLTPRSASIIEATDHRTVEITFCTSDHETTRDL; from the coding sequence ATGCCATTCAACTTGAGGGGCTTAGTGCCCGGCTGCACTGCCAAAAAGAACGAGAATGGCGAGGCCGGTCAGAAGCCCGGACGCTCGGCCAGCACATGTGGGGGCGACCCTTACGGCGACGGGTCCGAGGTTAGGGTCCGGTTATCGTCCGAAGCATCCGGCCAGCACAACAGCCGGAGGTGTAGCCGGCACTCCACGCTAGATCACGACGATGGGTACGGATGTGCCGGAACAATCGTTGTCACGTTACTGATCCTGAGTCCCCCATTAGTCCTGGTCGGTGTCATTCTCCTGACGACCGGCGCCATTATCAGCAGTGCTCATTTATTCGGTTCCGGGATGGCCGTCATCGTGGCCGGAGTAGTCCTTGGTGCACTGTCCGCCTTTGCATTTGTGCGTTTGCGATCCAAGACCACGGTGAGCTATGCGTCGTCAGCGGGTCGGACGGCCTCGCTGCGAGGGAACTCTCTCGGTGGTGAACACCGGCAGCTGACCCCGCGGTCGGCATCCATTATAGAAGCGACTGATCACCGGACAGTTGAAATAACATTCTGCACTTCGGACCATGAGACAACGCGAGATTTATGA
- the LOC117293071 gene encoding dynein light chain LC6, flagellar outer arm-like isoform X2 produces the protein MSERKAVVKNADMAEDHQQDAIECATQAMEKFNVEKDIAAYIKKEFDRKYNPTWHCIVGRNFGSYVTHETKHFIYFYLGQVAVLLFKSG, from the coding sequence ATGTCTGAACGCAAAGCCGTAGTCAAGAATGCCGACATGGCCGAAGATCATCAGCAAGACGCCATTGAGTGCGCAACCCAAGCCATGGAGAAGTTCAACGTAGAGAAAGACATTGCCGCCTACATCAAGAAGGAGTTCGACCGGAAGTACAACCCCACCTGGCATTGCATCGTGGGAAGGAACTTTGGCAGCTACGTCACTCACGAGACCAAGCACTTCATCTACTTCTATCTCGGCCAGGTTGCTGTGTTGCTGTTCAAGTCTGGATAG
- the LOC117293071 gene encoding dynein light chain LC6, flagellar outer arm-like isoform X1, translating to MSWRNTTTVTMSERKAVVKNADMAEDHQQDAIECATQAMEKFNVEKDIAAYIKKEFDRKYNPTWHCIVGRNFGSYVTHETKHFIYFYLGQVAVLLFKSG from the exons ATGTCTTGGAG AAATACAACAACCGTCACTATGTCTGAACGCAAAGCCGTAGTCAAGAATGCCGACATGGCCGAAGATCATCAGCAAGACGCCATTGAGTGCGCAACCCAAGCCATGGAGAAGTTCAACGTAGAGAAAGACATTGCCGCCTACATCAAGAAGGAGTTCGACCGGAAGTACAACCCCACCTGGCATTGCATCGTGGGAAGGAACTTTGGCAGCTACGTCACTCACGAGACCAAGCACTTCATCTACTTCTATCTCGGCCAGGTTGCTGTGTTGCTGTTCAAGTCTGGATAG